One Archangium violaceum genomic window, GGTGGAAGACGGTGAGCCGTTGCACCAGGCTCGCGAGGCCGCCGAGGCCGTGCCCGGTACCGAGCTCCTCCTGGCGATGCGCAACGCCGGTGCGTCGGCCGCCCTCCTGGAGACGCTGCTGGGACTGGCTCCGGGCCGGCCGGGCCTCTCGGCCGAGGCATTGCTGCGAGGCCTGTCCTCCCTTGGGCTCGAGGTGCGGCACCAGGAGCTCATTCCCCGCGATGACTCCACGGAGGCGCTTGCTCCGGGCACCGCGCGTGCCCTCCGACGGCTCCTGGCGCAGCTCAGCCCCACCGCCGAGGCGGACGGGCTGCTCCTGGCCCTCGGACGCGCGCCCTCACGTCCTCCCGCGCGGGAACCGGGGCTGCTCAGCGTCGTGCTCTGGGCGGGAGACACGCCGGCGGCCTCGCTCGACGAGACGCTGTTCTCGCTCGCCTGTCAGGAATACCGCCCGTTGGAGCTCCTGGTGGTGCTGCCTCCGGGCGCCTCCCTGGCGGAACCCGAGGCCCGCACGCTGCTGGAGCGCTACCGGCGCCTCCGGGAGTTCTCCTTCCAGCTCATCCGCGTCCCAGACGGCGGGATGGCCCGGGGTGTGCGCGAGGCACGGGGCCAGTACCTGTCCTTCCTGGATGCCTCCTGCGTCGTATACCCCGCCCATTACCCGCAGCTCGTCCAGCGGCTGCGCGAGGGCTCCGCGGCGTGGGCCTTCGCCCGTTCCCGGTGGACCCTCGTCCGCCAGGCGGAGGGGGGCCGCTTCATCGCGGACAAGAAGCCCTTCCCATTGGGAGATGACTTCGAGTTCTCCCATCTCCTGGAGCACCCGGCACTGATGTACGGGCTCGTCATCGATCGCACCCGGGTGGGCACCTTGCCGCTGGAGGTGGTGGACCCGCTGGAGGCCCCGCGGGCGGACCTGCCCCTGCGGCTGGCGAGTCTCTTCGAGCCCGTCTTCGCCGCCGGACTCGCGACGTGGGAGTGGCGCGCGCTGGGAACCGAGCCCGTGGCGCCTCCCACCCCATCCCTCCAGGTGCTGCTCCCGCTCTCCTCTCTGGAGGAGCGGATGGCCCGGGCCCAGGCCCGCGGCGAGAGCACCAGGGGCCTCCGGTACCAGGCCATCGATCGGCTCAACCAGCGCATCCGGGAACGCTTTCCCGGAGTACACGCCCGGGTTCGCGCCCTGGCCTCCCGCATGCTGCGATAGGTCCGGGGCCCGCGCACCGGCCAGGACCTCGGTACTTGAACATGCCAGCGAAGCGTGGGAGCCGCTCACCGCCGACGCAGCAGGCGCTTGCCCAGGAGGTAACCCGGGTAGATGCCCGGCAGGCGCCGTGCCAGACCGAGGAACCGGTGCCCCAACGAGTGGCGCAGGTGCTCCAACTCCTCGGTCGTGGCGGTGAGCTGCTGGCGCAACGCGTCCGCCTGGGCCCGCGCCTCACCGAGCTGCGCCTGGAACGCCTGCGACGTGGAGTCGAGTTGCTGGCGCAACGCGTCCGCCTGGGCCTCGAGCGCCTGCGTGGTGGCGGCGAGCCGTGCCCGGGCCTCCTCCCGCTCGGCCCGCACCGCGGCCAGCTCCGCCTCCATTCGCTTCAGCCGTGAGTCCTGCGCGGTGGCGAGTTTCTCCATCCGCAGTTGCCCCAGCCGCGCTCCCGCTGGCTCCGGCGCGAACCACTCCAGCAGGGGCGCCCCGCGATCGAGCAGCCGCTTCCAGCGCCCCAGCCGCCCCAGGAGTGCCTCCGGCGACCAGGCCTCCCAATCGGGTATCAGGTAGCGGAATACCAGGAAGTGGAGCAGCCGGCGCCGCAGCCGCTCCTCCTCCTCCGTGAGCGTGAAGGGCTGCTCGGCGAGGGCCTGGCGCAGCTGCTCCGGATCCGGCCCCAGGTCGCGCGTACACCCCCGGCCCGCATAGGGCGACTCGCCGAAGGTGTACACCACCTTGCCGCGGGCCAGCGCCTCCAGCCCCACCGAGGAGTTGATGGTGAGCACCGCGTCGGCCACTTCGAGCAGGGCCTCGGCGGGCAGCTCCTGCACGAGCTTCACGTGGCTCGCCAGCGTTCGTGGAGGGAGCGGGTGGTGCGGGTGGGGCCGGACCAGGACATGGTGCTGCTCCGGCGACGTCGCCGCGGTGACGAGCTCCAGCAACTCGCTCCCGCCCAGGCGGGACCACCGCAGCGTGTTCGAGTCACGCGGCACCTGGAGGAAGACGGCCAGCACCCGGCGGCCCGGGGTGAGCTCCAGGCGCCGGGCAATCTCCTCGCGGCTCAAGAGCGCTCGATAAATCCCAGGAAGTGAAAGCTGGGTGATCCAAAGGTGGGTGGGGAAGGCAAAGCCCCACCCCTGGGGTTCGGGTGCAAGAGGTACCATGTGAAGTAGGCAGGGGGAGTGAGCCAGAAGAAAGCGCGGGCAGCAGAGGGAAGAGTCCGGACGAAAGAGCCGGACAGGTCGCAAGGCTGGCTGTTCAAGCAGATGCCGGAGCAGTTGGTGGAGCCGGAGCACCCGGTGCGGGTAGTGGCGGCGGCGGTGGAGGCGTTGGACCTGAGAGGCTTTCTGGCCGGGGCCAAGGCGGTGGAGGGACATGCGGGACGCCCGGTGACAAGTCCCCGGTTGCTGTTGGCGCTGTGGGTGTACGGGATTCAGCAGGGAGTGGGGACGGCGACGGAGCTGGCGCGCCGGTGCGAGGAGGACAGGGCGTACCAGTGGCTGGCCGGTGGAGTGAAGGTGAGCCACGACAAGCTGAGCCAGTTCCGGGTGGAGCACCTGGAGGTGTTGCAGCAGGTGTTTACCGACGTGCTCTCGGTGCTGTTGCAGCAGGGGCTGGTGAGTTTGGAGCAGGTGGCGCAGGACGGCACGCGGGTGAGGGCCAGTGCCTCGGCGCCTTCGTTCCGGCGAGAGCAGTCGCTGCGGGAGTGCCAGGAGCAGGCCGAGCTGCACTTGCAAGCGGTGCTGGCGCAGAAGGACGACCCGGAGCTGACGCGTGGGCAGCAGGCGACACGAGAGGCCAAGGCGCGTGACTACCAGGCGCGGGTGGACGCGGCGCTGGAGGCGATAAAGCAACAGCAGGCCAGGAAGAAGGGGGCGGACAAGGAGAAGGTGCGCGCCTCCACCACGGATGCGGATGCACGGGTGATGAAGATGGCCGATGGGGGTTTCCGACCCGCCTACAACCTGCAATTCGCGGTGGCTGGGGAGGCGCTGGGAGGGCCAAGAACCATTGTGGGAGTGGAAGTCACCAACCAGGGCAGCGACATGGGCAGCGTGAGCCCCATGGTGGAGCAGATTGAGCAACGCACGGGCCAGGTGCCCGAGCGCGTGCTGGCCGATGGCGGCCATGCCACGTGCGCAGACGTGAAGCAGTGCGCGGCCAAGGGGGTTGAAGCGCTCATTTCGGTGCCCGAGCGCATGGCCCAGGCCGGGCAGCAGGGGGACCATTCCCCCGAGGTAGAGGCGTGGCGTGAGCGCATGCGCACCGACGAGGCCAAGGAGCAGTACAAGGCCCGCGCCGGCCTGGTGGAGAACGTCAACGCGCAGGTGAAGGGGCGCTATGGCCTGACGCAGGTGACGGTGCGGGGGCTGGAGAAGGTGAAGTGTGTCGCCTTGCTGGTGGCCCTGGCGCACAACCTGGCCGCACACGGCCAGCCTCTGGTGGATGCGCTGCTGGCGCGCCAGAGCGCGCTTGCCGAGCCGGCTCACCTCCTCGAGCTGGCTCCAGGCAACGCGGCCTCTCTCGGTGGCGGCATCAGTCCGGTGCCGGTGGACCAGGTCACCGCCTTGCCTGCTGGCTTCTGACGGCCAGCCCCCTGCCGCGTGTGGTGTGACCGGGCCTCTCAGGCTCCAACCAGGCGATGAGCCCCCGGGCTGTGTGGTTGAATCCCGCTCTCGCCTGCTTCCCACCTGTACAACCCCCCCCTCCAACTCCGCGCCTCGGGATGGGCGATTTCCTCCGCCCTCCCCTCCACTTCCTGATCGCGCTCTGCTCCCGCGAGGGATTTATCGACTGCTCTTCAGGGGCGAGGGCGCCATGGCCTCGGTGCGCAGCCACTCCAGCTCCAGCTCCTGCTCGAGGGTGAGCGGCTGCTCGCGCACCATGGGCCAGACGTCGGGTAGGGACGAGGCCCCGTTCACCCCCCGCGGATCGGCGAAGTACAGCACGGGGTTGGGTGGGCGCATCGGGCCGAGCTCCTGGTGCATCAGCACGATGCCTCGCTCCGCGGTCGCCGCACGCAGCGGCGCATTGACGGTCCAGGTCACCACCGCGTCCGGGCGCGTGCGCTCCAGCAGGGCCTCGATGAAGGGGTGCCAGATGGGCATGTCCGGGTCTGTCATCAGCCGCACCCACTCGGCGTCGAGCTGGGCTGGCTCCTCGGGCAGGGCCGGGCTCACGCCGAGGTCCGCTGGAGAGAGCAACCACGGCGCCGCATCCGGCCGGGCCGCCTTGATCGCATCGGAGACGGCGAACAGGGGCGAGGCCCCTCTCCGGGTGAGCTCCTGACTCAGGGCCAGCCAGCGGCCCACCACCCACTGGAAGTCGAGTGGACGCCCACGGACGGGGAAGGGTTCAACGAAGAAGAGGACTCGCATGGGGCGCAGGTGCTTGGATCGAAGACGTGTGACCTTCTCGTATACTCAGAATATGCAAGAAGGCCATTGCCACGGCACTCGACCCTGGCGGGCCTACGGGCGTGCGCTCAGGACCTCCGTCTCCGGCTCCTGGGCGACCGCTCGGAAGCGGGGGCTGGAGCGGACTCCTCCTTCGCGGGCCTTCCGGTCCGCTCGAGCGCGGCCAGTCGTGCCATGACCTCACGGCGCCAGGCCGCCTGGGTCCGGGACTCCTCGCGTTGGTGCTCGTAGATGAGCGCCAGCGAGTCGAGGATGGCCTCGTTGAACTCCACCTGCTTGCGCAGCACCTCGTTGATGAAGGGCTGGAAGGCGAGCCGGAAGGCGCGCTTGGCCACCACCAGCACGGGGCCGACCACCGGACGGTGCGAGGTGGGTGGCTCCGCGTAGCGGCTGTCCTTCTTCGAACGGGGTGCCTGGAGGAGGGGCGGCCACTCGGTTACGGCCGGAGCTCGCTGGGAAGCGGCGAGCAGCTGGCGGACCGACTCCACCTGCTCCGGATCGGGCTCGGGCAGCCGTCCGGCCTCCTCGACGAGGCGCTCGGGAGTCGGAGTCGTGGTGAGAAGATCTTCAGGACGCACGGTGGGCTCCAGTGGCCCGCAGGGCCTGGACGAGCGCGGACACGGTGGGCTCCATCCGGCCGGGCTCGAAGGTGAGCAGCCGCTGGCCCAGGCGCTCGGCCAGGCCAGGCGTGAAGGCGGGGTGGGAAGCGTCACGGACGCCCCAGGCCTCGATGGACAGGTGGGGCAGGGTGTCCCGTGCGAGGAGCGAATCCGCGGGGAGGAAGACGGTGGGCGCGCGCGAGGTGCGCAGCGCGGTCTGCAGCGAGGAGGAGCCGGGCAGCTCCCGCGTCGCGTCACGGGGCAGGGGCTCGTCGGGGGTGAAGGCGCTCACCTCCAGCCCACCGGCGCGCATCGAGCGCGGTGCCAGTTCCACGGGCCGTGGCTGGGGATCCAACGTCAGCAGGCGGGCACCGGGGAGTTGCTCCGCGAGCCGCCGCGCGAGCTGGGACCCGGGCGCCTCCGGAAAAGCCACGAAGCCGGGGCACACGAGGTTGACTCCCGAGGCCTCGCTCCTGGCGGCCGGTGCGCGCGGGGTGCCTTCCAGGAAGGGCAGGAGCGCTTCGCGCACGGCCTCGGCTACGGCCTCCTGGCCGAGCTGCCCCACCCGCGCGCGCTGGGCGGCGATGATCTCACGCCGCAGGGCCGGATCGCGCTCCAGCACCGCGAGCAGCCGCGCCATCTCCAGCGGCTCGTTCGTCAGCGAGGCGATTCCCGCACCGCCCATGGTTTCGGGCACCGCGGCGGCGCCATACGCCACCACGGGCACGCCGCGGTACATGGCCTCCAGCAGAGGCACGCCGAAGCCCTCGTGCCGACTCATGGAGAGGTACACCGACGCCACCGAGAAGCACGCGGAGAGCTGCGCCGCGCTCACCCTCCCGAGGAACTGGACGCGCTCGGCCCCGAGCATCTCCTTCAATCCGTACAGGTACGCGCCGTAGGGTGTTTCCCGGTTGAGGTAGCCGGCGACGATGAGGCGGCTCCGGGGTTGGTACAGCCGCTGCCAGGCGGTGAAGACGCGCAGCACGTCATCGACACGCTTGCTCGGCACGGCGCGGCCCACGAAGAGGAGGTTGGCGCACCCGTCGTCCAGCTCGGCGCGCAGGACCGGATCCGGCGCCACGTCGAAGGTGCGCCAGTCCACCGCGAAGGGCAGCACCGACACCTGGGAGTAGCCGGCGGCCACCAGCTCCTCGGCGCTGAAGCGCGAGTAGGCCCACGCGCACTCCACTAGCGAGCGCATCGCGAGCAGCTCGTCCCGGGCCGCCTCGCAGGCGTGGGCTACCTTGTGCTCGAAGCCCTCGAAGAGCCGGGC contains:
- a CDS encoding glycosyltransferase; this encodes MSTRERDRVLLEELDTRLRRLVLERVREGARVALLGEAPELTRALDAAGCEVLVAPAPAERVERLRAFAPTHVVLPVEDGEPLHQAREAAEAVPGTELLLAMRNAGASAALLETLLGLAPGRPGLSAEALLRGLSSLGLEVRHQELIPRDDSTEALAPGTARALRRLLAQLSPTAEADGLLLALGRAPSRPPAREPGLLSVVLWAGDTPAASLDETLFSLACQEYRPLELLVVLPPGASLAEPEARTLLERYRRLREFSFQLIRVPDGGMARGVREARGQYLSFLDASCVVYPAHYPQLVQRLREGSAAWAFARSRWTLVRQAEGGRFIADKKPFPLGDDFEFSHLLEHPALMYGLVIDRTRVGTLPLEVVDPLEAPRADLPLRLASLFEPVFAAGLATWEWRALGTEPVAPPTPSLQVLLPLSSLEERMARAQARGESTRGLRYQAIDRLNQRIRERFPGVHARVRALASRMLR
- a CDS encoding transposase, which translates into the protein MSQKKARAAEGRVRTKEPDRSQGWLFKQMPEQLVEPEHPVRVVAAAVEALDLRGFLAGAKAVEGHAGRPVTSPRLLLALWVYGIQQGVGTATELARRCEEDRAYQWLAGGVKVSHDKLSQFRVEHLEVLQQVFTDVLSVLLQQGLVSLEQVAQDGTRVRASASAPSFRREQSLRECQEQAELHLQAVLAQKDDPELTRGQQATREAKARDYQARVDAALEAIKQQQARKKGADKEKVRASTTDADARVMKMADGGFRPAYNLQFAVAGEALGGPRTIVGVEVTNQGSDMGSVSPMVEQIEQRTGQVPERVLADGGHATCADVKQCAAKGVEALISVPERMAQAGQQGDHSPEVEAWRERMRTDEAKEQYKARAGLVENVNAQVKGRYGLTQVTVRGLEKVKCVALLVALAHNLAAHGQPLVDALLARQSALAEPAHLLELAPGNAASLGGGISPVPVDQVTALPAGF
- a CDS encoding GT99 family glycosyltransferase N-terminal domain-containing protein — protein: MRVLFFVEPFPVRGRPLDFQWVVGRWLALSQELTRRGASPLFAVSDAIKAARPDAAPWLLSPADLGVSPALPEEPAQLDAEWVRLMTDPDMPIWHPFIEALLERTRPDAVVTWTVNAPLRAATAERGIVLMHQELGPMRPPNPVLYFADPRGVNGASSLPDVWPMVREQPLTLEQELELEWLRTEAMAPSPLKSSR
- a CDS encoding glycosyltransferase family 4 protein, which codes for MVPRLAWGDAVGNQVRYLRELLRGWGYASEIYAEQWDEECRSLVRPAKDLPREADETSALIIHHSFESRLVPLIARSPGRKALVYHNVTPARLFEGFEHKVAHACEAARDELLAMRSLVECAWAYSRFSAEELVAAGYSQVSVLPFAVDWRTFDVAPDPVLRAELDDGCANLLFVGRAVPSKRVDDVLRVFTAWQRLYQPRSRLIVAGYLNRETPYGAYLYGLKEMLGAERVQFLGRVSAAQLSACFSVASVYLSMSRHEGFGVPLLEAMYRGVPVVAYGAAAVPETMGGAGIASLTNEPLEMARLLAVLERDPALRREIIAAQRARVGQLGQEAVAEAVREALLPFLEGTPRAPAARSEASGVNLVCPGFVAFPEAPGSQLARRLAEQLPGARLLTLDPQPRPVELAPRSMRAGGLEVSAFTPDEPLPRDATRELPGSSSLQTALRTSRAPTVFLPADSLLARDTLPHLSIEAWGVRDASHPAFTPGLAERLGQRLLTFEPGRMEPTVSALVQALRATGAHRAS